From the genome of Papaver somniferum cultivar HN1 chromosome 2, ASM357369v1, whole genome shotgun sequence, one region includes:
- the LOC113352429 gene encoding uncharacterized protein LOC113352429, translated as MISVLVNGSPCGFFGVGRGLRQGDPLSSILFILAEEVLSRNLSKMVKEGKVQAMVTRVNKNKSKYFVGGVSNARKTDIVEYLKMGLSELPDAYLGVILNPGRVKSYQVWGMVELIQKMLAGWMGHLLAFSARLTLVKHVLCSIPIYNMAVYKWPKAVIKECEKITRNFIWSGDPSVKKLVTVKWNEVNAPLIEGGLGLRRLEVMNKDLINETLVED; from the exons ATGATTTCTGTTCTTGTTAATGGTAGCCCTTGTGGTTTTTTTGGTGTTGGAAGGGGGttaagacaaggtgatccattatcaTCCATCTTATTCATTCTTGCAGAGGAAGTTCTTAGTAGAAATTTATCAAAAATGGTGAAGGAAGGCAAAGTGCAAGCAATGGTGACTAGAG tgaacaaaaacaaaagcaaATATTTTGTTGGTGGAGTTTCAAATGCAAGAAAAACTGATATAGttgaatatttgaaaatgggattATCTGAGTTACCTGATGCTTACTTGGGGGTTATCTTAAATCCTGGGAGAGTAAAGTCATATCAAGTTTGGGGGATGGTGGAATTAATACAGAAGATGTTGGCTGGATGGATGGGACATTTATTGGCCTTCTCTGCAAGATTAACTTTGGTTAAACATGTATTATGCAGCATTCCCATATATAATATGGCTGTCTACAAATGGCCCAAAGCTGTTATAAAAGAATGTGAGAAAATTACCAGAAATTTCATATGGTCTGGAGATCCTTCAGTTAAAAAATTAGTGACTGTTAAATGGAATGAAGTAAATGCTCCATTAATTGAAGGTGGTTTGGGTTTAAGAAGATTGGAGGTAATGAATAAGGACTTAATTAATGAAACTCTTGTGGAAGATTGA